The Corynebacterium tuberculostearicum genome window below encodes:
- a CDS encoding ImmA/IrrE family metallo-endopeptidase has product MPKSKSASQQGIDLATRFRDEHLLGTEPIDDINGLIRLVDADFIVLELPSGLDALTLRDPTSGALTVGIGTSSNPYRQRFTVAHEIGHIMAGDITEDGASLLCDSTHPSETRANTFARCVLCPVEALRTLSQTSSQEELLSDVVQRFQVSPTVAAIQLCAAGVISEEAKEELKSYSTKRLASQFGWKANYDHAARISKLPRASERLVADAYKAYDQGLVALPSVAFAEQVNIEEVLDSTGNEPRPSNNEHTDRNDIEADLADFFADE; this is encoded by the coding sequence ATGCCTAAATCGAAAAGCGCATCACAGCAAGGCATTGACCTAGCTACCCGCTTTCGAGACGAACACCTGCTAGGTACCGAGCCGATCGATGACATCAATGGTCTAATCAGGCTGGTCGACGCAGACTTCATTGTCCTCGAATTGCCAAGCGGCTTGGATGCCTTGACTCTTCGCGATCCCACCTCAGGTGCTTTGACAGTGGGGATTGGAACGAGCAGTAATCCGTACCGACAAAGGTTCACCGTGGCGCACGAGATTGGCCACATCATGGCCGGCGACATCACAGAAGACGGGGCTTCCCTGCTCTGCGATTCAACGCATCCTTCCGAAACCCGCGCGAACACTTTCGCACGGTGCGTGCTCTGCCCTGTGGAGGCACTCCGTACTCTGTCCCAGACTTCGTCCCAGGAGGAGCTCTTATCGGACGTCGTTCAGCGCTTCCAGGTCTCCCCCACTGTGGCAGCAATCCAACTCTGCGCTGCCGGAGTCATTTCGGAGGAGGCTAAAGAAGAACTCAAAAGCTACTCCACTAAGCGGCTTGCCTCTCAATTTGGTTGGAAAGCCAACTACGACCACGCTGCCAGGATTTCAAAGTTGCCTCGTGCCTCTGAAAGGCTCGTTGCTGATGCTTACAAGGCCTACGACCAGGGACTCGTTGCTCTTCCTTCGGTTGCCTTCGCTGAACAAGTCAACATCGAGGAAGTTCTCGATTCAACGGGTAATGAGCCGCGCCCATCCAACAACGAACACACAGATCGCAATGATATCGAAGCTGACCTAGCAGACTTCTTCGCTGACGAATAG
- a CDS encoding IS3 family transposase (programmed frameshift) gives MFIVSQQRKKYTPEYRREAANLVIESERPIAHVAKEIGVSAGLLGRWVKLERERRGASDGMSEADLRAENARLRRELAEAKMDNEFLFKSDSLLRREATRAEKFELMQQEKANYSIKRMARLLKVSRSGYYKWADTQQKRLSGENDRAAFYDGVDRKIHQIWKDSDEVYGAPRITAELTERYQITLNRKTVAKRMRMMGIEGISPRAFVPVTTIQSKRKSALPDLVKRMFDTGELNRVWMSDITYLRTSEGWLYLCAVRDGHSRRVLGWAMDSVQDTCLVERALRMAHTLRGDVPNGLVFHADRGTQFTSEKLWEVCHNLGIAQSVGRTGVCFDNAMAESFWSTLKTEFYDRKRWPTRDAARKAVAYWMEVVYNRRRRHSALGMVSPVDFENHIGLTTSRKEIAA, from the exons ATGTTCATTGTGAGTCAACAGCGCAAGAAGTACACGCCGGAGTACCGGCGTGAAGCCGCGAACCTTGTAATCGAGTCAGAGCGCCCGATCGCTCATGTGGCTAAGGAGATTGGCGTCTCCGCCGGGCTTTTAGGCCGGTGGGTCAAACTCGAGCGTGAACGCCGAGGGGCCTCGGATGGGATGAGTGAGGCTGATCTTCGTGCTGAGAATGCTCGTCTGCGCCGTGAGTTGGCGGAAGCCAAGATGGATAATGAGTTCTTGT TCAAAAGCGACAGCCTTCTTCGCCGCGAAGCAACGCGAGCAGAAAAGTTCGAATTGATGCAGCAGGAGAAGGCAAACTACAGCATCAAACGCATGGCACGGCTATTAAAAGTGTCTCGGTCTGGATACTACAAATGGGCTGATACGCAGCAGAAGCGACTATCTGGCGAAAATGATCGTGCTGCATTTTACGATGGCGTTGACCGAAAGATTCATCAGATTTGGAAAGACTCCGATGAGGTTTATGGTGCTCCGCGGATCACCGCAGAACTTACCGAGCGCTACCAGATCACCCTGAATCGCAAGACTGTGGCTAAGCGGATGCGCATGATGGGCATTGAAGGGATTTCACCGCGTGCCTTTGTCCCGGTGACAACGATTCAATCCAAGCGTAAGTCAGCTCTTCCTGACCTGGTCAAGCGCATGTTTGATACTGGTGAGCTCAACCGAGTGTGGATGTCGGATATTACCTACCTACGCACCAGCGAGGGATGGTTGTACTTGTGTGCGGTCCGCGACGGCCATTCCCGCAGGGTGCTGGGATGGGCAATGGATAGCGTTCAAGATACATGCCTGGTCGAACGGGCCCTGCGGATGGCACATACACTGCGCGGTGACGTTCCTAATGGGCTGGTGTTCCACGCTGACCGCGGAACGCAATTTACCAGCGAGAAGCTCTGGGAAGTCTGCCATAACCTGGGCATTGCTCAGTCTGTGGGGCGTACTGGTGTGTGCTTTGATAACGCGATGGCTGAGTCGTTCTGGTCGACGCTTAAAACCGAGTTCTACGACCGTAAGCGTTGGCCTACCCGCGATGCTGCGCGCAAGGCCGTTGCCTACTGGATGGAAGTCGTTTACAACCGTCGGCGCCGGCACTCTGCACTAGGGATGGTCAGCCCCGTCGACTTCGAAAACCACATTGGTCTAACCACCAGTAGAAAAGAAATAGCTGCCTAA
- a CDS encoding DUF726 domain-containing protein, giving the protein MAKKNSIESAAISFNPEDDGSFSCELRSNLGRFVRVARRGDVQAPEVEGDAELTGSPAIVDALWLAAVGQKESDDLEAQLPAAVAAVQEDFNFTNEFISPADQRDFAAKAVKRAVKRHEGEVQELREQAIASAKLATTLAELMDTLSDATEEGWCSRCLTKSTHRKSKTKSLYVCENCGSATSHCTVPQCDNFAAAGLGLVALPTVCAEHLHQVPDFERLDHRIADLTQWRELREFKAANVGRAAKLAAAGVATLALGATGGLLAAPMVGGAVGTTFLGFSGAVAQNAGLAALGFGSLASGGLGMAGGSMVVAAAGGLLGSAYGVKALNSYIGEDDSFDIQCVRKGSGTPVLIARGFTTEKKLDWRTEVKAVEAAYPDSPIYLVTWGSKEMLELAGFLAPGAGFAGGAVLKGMVKHAGKKLAKKATPAGFALGALDLVKNPWTVAVNRANKTAMTLAAIIQRSNLESVVLVGHSLGGRVMLNLATALAGAAGTENEVRVEAVHLLGAAIGQDKTWDSVGEALSGVVHNYHSQNDRVLGYLYPAAMGGRKPIGFEGLDASFAVNHDVSDAVKSHSAYYENVQLARAVQD; this is encoded by the coding sequence ATGGCCAAGAAGAACTCGATTGAGTCTGCCGCAATTTCGTTTAACCCTGAGGATGATGGCTCTTTTTCTTGCGAGCTGCGTTCCAATCTTGGCCGGTTTGTACGTGTTGCGCGGCGTGGTGATGTGCAGGCGCCTGAGGTAGAGGGTGATGCCGAGCTGACTGGCTCGCCGGCAATTGTTGATGCGCTGTGGCTTGCAGCGGTGGGGCAGAAAGAGTCGGATGACTTGGAGGCCCAACTTCCTGCAGCCGTGGCTGCGGTCCAGGAAGACTTCAATTTCACCAACGAGTTTATTAGCCCGGCTGATCAAAGGGATTTTGCGGCAAAAGCGGTAAAGCGTGCGGTCAAGCGCCACGAAGGAGAGGTCCAAGAGCTTAGGGAGCAAGCCATTGCTTCGGCAAAGTTGGCTACCACTTTGGCTGAGCTTATGGACACGCTTAGTGACGCCACCGAGGAAGGCTGGTGCTCCCGCTGCCTGACCAAGTCCACTCACAGGAAATCCAAGACTAAATCCCTGTACGTGTGCGAGAACTGCGGCTCGGCGACGTCCCATTGCACCGTCCCTCAGTGCGATAACTTCGCCGCCGCCGGCCTTGGTCTGGTGGCTTTGCCGACCGTGTGTGCAGAACACCTTCACCAGGTTCCAGACTTTGAGCGCCTCGACCATCGCATTGCTGACCTCACCCAGTGGCGCGAGCTCCGTGAATTCAAGGCAGCCAATGTTGGTCGTGCCGCCAAGCTGGCGGCCGCCGGCGTCGCAACTCTAGCCCTGGGCGCTACCGGTGGATTGCTGGCAGCTCCCATGGTCGGTGGTGCGGTAGGTACTACGTTCCTAGGCTTTTCTGGCGCAGTAGCACAAAACGCGGGCCTGGCAGCGCTCGGCTTCGGCTCCCTGGCTTCAGGTGGTTTAGGTATGGCCGGTGGCAGCATGGTTGTTGCTGCTGCCGGTGGACTGCTTGGCTCTGCCTACGGAGTAAAGGCGCTTAATTCCTATATTGGCGAGGATGACTCCTTTGATATTCAGTGCGTCCGCAAGGGGAGCGGTACGCCCGTTCTCATCGCACGTGGTTTTACCACTGAGAAGAAGCTCGATTGGCGTACCGAAGTTAAGGCGGTCGAAGCTGCCTACCCTGATTCTCCGATTTACCTGGTGACATGGGGAAGCAAGGAAATGCTGGAGCTTGCCGGTTTCCTAGCTCCGGGAGCTGGTTTCGCCGGCGGAGCCGTGCTGAAGGGAATGGTCAAACATGCCGGAAAGAAGTTGGCCAAGAAGGCAACGCCTGCAGGCTTTGCTCTAGGCGCCCTGGACTTGGTCAAGAACCCGTGGACAGTTGCGGTTAACCGTGCAAATAAGACAGCCATGACGCTCGCGGCAATTATTCAGCGCTCCAACCTAGAATCCGTGGTGCTCGTAGGCCATAGTTTGGGTGGCCGTGTCATGCTCAACCTTGCTACTGCGCTAGCAGGCGCTGCCGGAACTGAGAATGAGGTCCGCGTTGAGGCCGTGCATCTTCTAGGTGCGGCCATTGGTCAAGATAAGACGTGGGATTCTGTTGGGGAAGCCCTTTCTGGGGTTGTTCACAACTACCACTCCCAGAATGACAGGGTTCTCGGGTATCTATATCCTGCAGCGATGGGCGGCAGAAAGCCGATTGGTTTCGAGGGCCTGGACGCCTCGTTCGCGGTCAATCATGACGTGAGCGATGCGGTTAAATCGCATTCTGCTTACTACGAGAACGTACAGCTAGCTCGCGCCGTTCAAGACTAG
- a CDS encoding IS3 family transposase (programmed frameshift), whose amino-acid sequence MSRYSEQFKRDAVALYENNEDLSLNSASAELGINRASLHSWIKKYGTGKRARTKSMRDKVQAANDSERIRQLEKENAKLREERDILRKAAKYFGRRDSLVIRFQFVYDHRTEFSVKRMCQVLKLNRSSFYKWVQTREERRLKTCSDALIGARIKTIFDDEYGLYGAKRIAASLKADTSFGPINHKKVARIMKSMGLKGFTKRRRCVTTRRKPGHRVMPDLVGRRFTADRPNHVYVGDITYLPCKGGKNMYLATVIDVYSRKLVGHALADHMRVSLVIEALSHARKVRGSLKGAIFHSDHGSVYTSQAFRNYCSSLGVRQSMGAVGTSADNALAESFNATLKREILRDRKVFDNPISCRQEVFRWCMRYNTRRRHSWCNLSAPDVFEAENSATLTRAA is encoded by the exons ATGTCCAGGTACTCCGAACAGTTCAAACGCGATGCCGTGGCCCTCTACGAAAACAATGAGGACCTCTCACTGAACTCAGCATCAGCAGAGCTCGGTATCAACCGTGCCTCGCTGCATTCTTGGATCAAGAAGTACGGCACCGGCAAACGTGCCCGCACAAAAAGCATGCGCGACAAGGTCCAAGCAGCGAATGATTCCGAACGGATCCGCCAGTTAGAAAAAGAGAACGCAAAGCTGCGCGAAGAACGTGACATCCTGCGCAAGGCCGCGAAATATTTTG GCCGAAGAGACTCACTGGTGATCCGCTTCCAGTTTGTCTATGACCACCGAACCGAATTCTCGGTTAAGCGGATGTGCCAGGTGTTAAAGCTCAATCGCTCCTCGTTCTACAAATGGGTGCAAACCCGCGAAGAACGCAGGTTAAAGACGTGTTCGGATGCTCTTATTGGTGCAAGAATCAAGACCATCTTCGATGATGAATACGGGCTTTATGGTGCTAAACGCATCGCTGCAAGCCTTAAAGCCGATACGAGCTTTGGCCCGATAAATCACAAGAAAGTCGCACGAATCATGAAATCCATGGGACTTAAAGGCTTTACCAAACGCCGCCGATGCGTCACTACCAGGCGTAAGCCTGGTCACCGCGTCATGCCAGATCTAGTAGGCCGCAGATTCACAGCTGACAGGCCAAACCACGTCTATGTAGGCGACATTACGTACCTGCCGTGTAAGGGCGGCAAGAACATGTACCTGGCCACGGTCATCGACGTCTACTCGCGCAAACTTGTCGGACATGCACTCGCCGATCACATGCGGGTATCACTGGTTATCGAAGCTTTGTCCCATGCCAGGAAAGTCCGCGGAAGCCTTAAAGGGGCAATTTTCCATTCTGATCACGGCAGCGTGTACACCTCACAAGCCTTTAGGAACTATTGCTCGTCGTTGGGTGTGCGCCAGTCTATGGGAGCGGTAGGAACGAGTGCTGATAACGCCCTAGCAGAATCGTTTAACGCCACGCTCAAGCGGGAAATCTTGCGTGACAGGAAAGTCTTTGACAATCCGATCTCCTGCCGCCAAGAAGTCTTCCGGTGGTGCATGCGCTACAACACACGCCGACGGCACTCCTGGTGCAATCTTTCAGCTCCTGACGTCTTTGAAGCCGAGAATTCAGCTACACTGACTAGAGCAGCATAG
- a CDS encoding reverse transcriptase domain-containing protein, which translates to MSTICGQPQYMHDFDTRWSEHPGVAFYCRYVDDIIIIVDPDGKDALKLAVQMEKQIIRDLGRLGLTINKKKTDRIDVCTNNSDEQNWQFNYLGYSYLIRNSETPPIVVKLTPERLTRIKERIRLSFKSWRRSTRKAQKNNDRQKSLDAIKSSNALLLKRLRFLAGNTKIPSSQGTVSVGIYFSNSAITSTDQIQTLDSYLEYLLSENSELVQSFFTSTKQRQRLDNISFIEGFESKKFQILKPGEVKEISKCWKEKVK; encoded by the coding sequence GTGTCCACGATTTGCGGGCAACCCCAATACATGCATGATTTCGATACGCGGTGGTCAGAGCACCCAGGAGTGGCGTTCTATTGCCGCTACGTAGATGACATCATCATTATCGTCGACCCCGACGGGAAAGATGCATTAAAGCTCGCCGTACAAATGGAAAAACAAATTATTCGAGATCTCGGCCGATTAGGCCTTACTATTAACAAGAAAAAGACTGACAGGATCGACGTCTGCACCAACAATTCAGACGAACAAAACTGGCAATTCAATTATCTTGGCTATTCATACCTAATCCGGAACTCAGAAACCCCGCCCATAGTCGTAAAACTTACCCCTGAGCGATTGACACGAATTAAAGAACGCATTCGGCTAAGCTTCAAGTCTTGGAGACGGAGCACTCGCAAAGCGCAAAAAAATAATGACCGCCAAAAATCGCTAGATGCTATCAAGTCTAGCAATGCTCTCCTCCTCAAACGATTAAGGTTTTTGGCTGGAAATACAAAAATCCCCAGCTCACAGGGGACAGTGTCCGTAGGAATCTACTTCTCCAATTCAGCGATTACTTCAACAGATCAGATTCAAACACTCGATAGCTATCTCGAATATCTCCTGTCCGAAAATAGCGAACTTGTCCAAAGCTTCTTTACAAGCACAAAACAACGACAAAGGTTAGACAATATCTCCTTTATTGAGGGCTTCGAGTCAAAAAAATTTCAAATCCTTAAGCCGGGGGAAGTAAAGGAGATTTCTAAATGCTGGAAGGAAAAAGTTAAATGA
- a CDS encoding RNA-directed DNA polymerase: MHNFGDEFDQIMQSVNDRETNGIVVGPEVSRIFAEVILQCADSRLLSTLRERENAPEYEKDFEIRRYVDDYFIFARTESVAQTILDHLQETIHEFNLDLNSAKTEVFPLPWISAISKAKLEVSVAISRRTKIVFPNEDLEGAHLYLQDKALLLELQGILGQEGITRGQLTNYVLSALLRVSLQSIDYVLDRLNDFKSDGSDSQQQSLLASLCQMITKLVQLSLHFYSGSPSVPGSLKIAELTVSFQQLLNDERVDYLQRRESKHLLRNEIIQILMLPKAENTLSVSSLNLIDCLSHMKEGPSDDELSAILDSRQTGIDQLDAFGVLVLLRAIYRRETENQGQDSHYESLCQRAKQIIDSAKIRTVNDSQATFLQLSLIFHPGMSAATISSITGLKTEKIQAVRSISGNEKNSVNDQISPFLWDVGLTPGKWTRRGLAMLL, translated from the coding sequence ATGCATAACTTCGGTGATGAATTCGATCAAATTATGCAGTCCGTAAATGATAGAGAAACTAACGGCATCGTGGTCGGGCCCGAAGTTTCAAGAATTTTTGCAGAAGTGATATTGCAATGTGCAGATTCCCGTTTGCTAAGCACGCTGAGGGAACGGGAGAATGCACCAGAATATGAAAAGGACTTTGAGATTAGACGGTATGTTGATGACTATTTCATCTTCGCCCGCACTGAGTCCGTTGCGCAGACGATATTGGACCACCTTCAGGAAACAATTCACGAGTTCAACTTGGATCTGAATTCTGCGAAGACGGAGGTTTTCCCTTTACCTTGGATTTCCGCAATATCAAAAGCGAAGCTTGAAGTAAGTGTGGCCATCTCCCGACGGACTAAAATAGTTTTTCCAAACGAGGACCTTGAAGGGGCACATTTGTACCTCCAAGATAAAGCATTACTTTTAGAACTCCAGGGAATCCTTGGACAAGAGGGAATTACGAGAGGTCAACTTACCAATTACGTTCTATCCGCGCTACTGCGAGTATCGTTGCAGTCTATCGATTATGTTTTAGATCGTTTAAATGATTTTAAAAGCGACGGTTCAGACAGCCAACAACAATCCCTCCTAGCATCGCTTTGCCAAATGATAACGAAGCTGGTTCAATTGAGCCTTCATTTTTATTCAGGTAGCCCCAGTGTTCCTGGAAGTCTAAAGATAGCCGAGCTAACCGTCAGTTTTCAGCAGTTGCTCAATGACGAGCGAGTAGATTACTTGCAGCGGCGTGAGAGCAAACACCTGTTGCGAAATGAAATCATTCAGATCTTGATGCTCCCCAAAGCAGAGAATACCCTCAGTGTAAGTTCACTTAATTTGATTGATTGTTTAAGTCATATGAAAGAAGGCCCTAGCGACGACGAGCTATCAGCAATCTTAGACTCTCGACAGACCGGTATTGACCAACTAGATGCGTTCGGCGTACTCGTTCTGCTCCGCGCGATATACAGAAGAGAGACTGAAAATCAAGGTCAAGACAGCCATTATGAAAGTCTCTGTCAGCGAGCTAAGCAGATAATCGATTCCGCTAAAATCCGCACCGTTAACGATTCTCAAGCAACTTTCCTGCAGCTCAGCCTCATCTTTCACCCTGGAATGAGTGCAGCTACTATCAGTAGCATTACAGGCTTAAAGACCGAAAAAATCCAAGCTGTACGGTCTATTAGTGGAAACGAGAAGAACTCAGTTAATGATCAGATATCCCCATTTTTGTGGGATGTGGGCCTGACCCCCGGAAAGTGGACACGTCGGGGGTTAGCTATGCTGCTCTAG
- a CDS encoding helix-turn-helix domain-containing protein — translation MNIPTDFGDRVRTQRQLRDLNQRELAAMTGGILSQPTLARLETGPATPTLHHIMALAWALGIDAAELMDATPLSQRVRVAARGDGVGVDTAAQQLLPFLQLRVNLDGLNA, via the coding sequence ATGAACATACCTACTGACTTTGGCGATCGCGTCCGTACGCAGCGCCAACTGCGCGATCTGAACCAGCGAGAACTTGCTGCCATGACCGGTGGCATTCTGTCCCAGCCGACTCTTGCCCGCCTGGAGACGGGCCCAGCCACGCCAACTCTTCACCACATCATGGCTCTCGCGTGGGCTTTGGGTATCGATGCGGCTGAGCTTATGGACGCCACGCCGCTCTCTCAACGTGTACGCGTTGCCGCCCGCGGGGACGGCGTTGGCGTGGATACTGCGGCACAGCAGCTGTTGCCTTTCCTTCAACTGCGTGTGAACTTGGACGGCCTCAATGCCTAA